One stretch of Podospora pseudoanserina strain CBS 124.78 chromosome 4, whole genome shotgun sequence DNA includes these proteins:
- a CDS encoding hypothetical protein (antiSMASH:Cluster_2; COG:S; EggNog:ENOG503PEP6), with protein sequence MQLKTLFSLVVPLLGLQSSVHSLNIPPAQELHLRDEINAQGGQSNQLYKFEVGIYKRNNVTWDAFAAFLVNSRYPKVKPLVAKHGVAVWTETLTPPSARAIAAGAIPPGWTVPQYDSISTYYVSDPSVLGALTTDPAWIALEIAAAGYVDGSRGTLLAGFETVKYEKPKKGGKGKKRDCLLD encoded by the exons ATGCAGCTCAAGACACTCTTTTCTCTCGTGGTGCCCCTGCTGGGACTTCAAAGCTCAGTACACAGTCTCAACATTCCACCCGCTCAGGAGCTGCATCTTCGCGACGAGATCAACGCTCAGGGAGGCCAATCGAACCAACTGTACAAGTTTGAGGTTGGAATCTACAAGCGAAACAACGTCACGTGGGACGCCTTCGCCGCCTTTCTCGTCAACTCTCGCTATCCCAAGGTGAAGCCACTTGTGGCCAAGCATGGCGTTGCTGTTTGGACCGAG ACCTTGACGCCACCTTCAGCACGAGCCATTGCCGCAGGCGCCATCCCTCCCGGCTGGACGGTGCCGCAGTATGACTCCATCTCGACTTACTACGTCAGCGATCCCTCTGTTCTCGGCGCCTTGACCACTGACCCAGCCTGGATTGCGTTGGAGATTGCTGCCGCGGGGTATGTGGATGGGTCAAGAGGAACGCTTCTGGCCGGTTTCGAGACTGTCAAGTATGAGAAGCCGAAGAAGGGTGGCAAAGGCAAGAAGAGAGACTGTTTGCTAGATTAG
- a CDS encoding hypothetical protein (EggNog:ENOG503Q00E; antiSMASH:Cluster_2): MRRASRAPDRPGGNAQDAPVLLQDLLPHASATTPYSPNIDSDHHNDPLPTPPLIPNTTSNIPTSPPNIQHNPAAPTPPVPPPTTPPQPPLTNSATPQTPFTSPISTIPNQQPSNPSSTTFTPSSPNLSTRLTKLLTRLSTLPTPPVITHLHKHLKVPTILLITLLLFIFVTLISWQAHNLDWPLARIPIPSGILLLTIVAKFTDWALAGVTDDAWERLQWGPLLQRGRGNMLTFLVMGSGFGSWWRVLFSSGVQPGEETKLMRLRRLVRTKWKWRPRFSARFWSFIRIFVWLFVQFPGLILMAMIENKDSFRPTAWADVTGGLGAFNVSAGWFQPGDPFTYRQVFGMLQDPTITVTTTPIGEECSREDSCQSYILSGGTTLVQPWAFVPRQLTDNHAYVIENAPAYQIDGWETSFNHSLPYASWTDDQCRVFTSQSPLGAVDGSLQICVKNDGDDGRLLAGIRECGSNVDKTGNCTLDPAYPGWDSFPAFSSVIELYRLNVDLVTDRHTQTIIELSNQASPIKQIIAPEDFLDAFALLLCPFPTNSTQISRWCAPNAVNQQLTASLAWRIQLANSERYFDNQLSMDMLRNLFATVLYMFNPVYRAISIDGSVPWRPNETVPGLPPENTFRGSPAIQSSYVAPATWTVVAFIVSAVVLISAAVIAMVVSSVYADMPDLNKFLVLDGMKVVVVDPATGDETFFGDVVCREKTKEGVIYVASRTTVCLARSGATAGSDGNASSPASR; the protein is encoded by the exons ATGCGGCGAGCAAGTCGAGCTCCAGATCGACCTGGAGGAAATGCCCAAGATGCTCCAGTTTTGCTCCAAGACCTCTTACCTCATGCTTCAGCTACCACCCCGTATTCCCCCAATATTGACTCAGATCATCACAACGACCCATTACCAACACCTCCATTAatcccaaacaccacgaGCAACATCCCgacctccccaccaaacaTTCAACATAATCCAgcggcaccaacaccaccagtcccaccaccgacaacccctcctcaaccacctctcaCCAACTCCGcaacccctcaaactcccttCACTTCCCCAATCTCAaccatccccaaccagcaaccatccaacccatcttccaccaccttcactccttcctccccaaacctctcaACCCGTCTCACCAAACTCCTTACCCGGCTATcaaccctcccaacaccccccgtcatcacccacctccaTAAACACCTCAAAGTCCCCACCATTcttctcatcaccctcctcctcttcatcttcgtcaCCCTCATCTCCTGGCAAGCCCACAACCTCGACTGGCCTCTCGCCAGAATCCCGATCCCCTCCGGCATTCTCCTCCTGACAATAGTAGCCAAGTTCACAGACTGGGCACTCGCCGGCGTAACCGACGACGCCTGGGAACGACTGCAATGGGGTCCATTACTGcagcgaggccgagggaACATGTTGACGTTCCTGGTGATGGGTTCCGGGTTcgggagctggtggagggtgTTATTTTCTTCGGGGGTAcagccgggggaggagacgaaGTTGATGAGACTGAGGAGGTTAGTCAGGACGAAATGGAAATGGCGGCCTCGGTTCAGCGCTCGGTTCTGGAGTTTCATCCGCATCTTCGTTTGGTTGTTTGTCCAATTCCCAGGCTTGATTCTCATGGCCATGATCGAGAACAAAGACTCCTTCCGCCCAACAGCATGGGCGGACGTCACcggtgggttgggggcgtTCAACGTGAGCGCGGGTTGGTTCCAGCCTGGTGACCCATTCACTTATCGACAGGTTTTTGGTATGCTTCAAGACCCAACCATCACGGTGACTACCACGCCAATAGGTGAGGAATGTAGTCGGGAGGATAGCTGCCAGTCGTACATCTTGTCCGGGGGGACAACCCTTGTTCAGCCTTGGGCTTTTGTACCGCGGCAATTGACTGACAACCACGCCTATGTAATTGAGAACGCGCCGGCGTATCAAATCGATGGCTGGGAGACCTCGTTCAACCATTCGTTGCCGTATGCCTCCTGGACAGACGACCAGTGTCGGGTGTTCACCTCTCAAAGCCCGCTGGGTGCGGTTGATGGCTCGCTTCAAATTTGTGTGAAGaatgatggagatgatggacggTTGTTGGCAG GCATCCGAGAATGTGGTAGCAACGTGGACAAGACCGGCAATTGCACCCTTGATCCGGCCTATCCAGGGTGGGATTCCTTCCCGGCCTTCTCATCTGTCATCGAACTGTATCGACTGAACGTAGACCTTGTGACAGACCGTCACACCCAGACCATCATCGAGCTGTCCAACCAAGCTAGTCCAATCAAGCAGATAATCGCCCCTGAAGACTTCCTCGACGCATtcgccctccttctctgcCCCTTCCCCACAAACTCGACCCAAATCTCCCGATGGTGTGCCCCCAACGCCGTAAACCAACAGCTCACAGCTTCGCTCGCGTGGAGAATCCAACTGGCCAACAGCGAGAGGTACTTTGACAACCAACTCTCCATGGACATGCTTCGTAATCTCTTTGCAACGGTGTTGTATATGTTTAACCCAGTCTATCGGGCTATTTCCATCGATGGTTCCGTGCCGTGGAGACCCAACGAGACAGTACCTGGGCTGCCACCAGAGAACACCTTTCGAGGGTCCCCAGCCATCCAGTCGAGCTATGTCGCCCCAGCTACTTGGACTGTGGTTGCTTTCATCGTGTCGGCGGTAGTACTAATCTCTGCGGCGGTCATCGCGATGGTTGTGTCGTCTGTATATGCCGATATGCCTGACCTTAACAagttcttggtgttggatgggatgaaagtcgttgtcgttgatcCCGCAACGGGGGATGAGACTTTCTTTGGCGATGTTGTATGTCGGGAGAAGACGAAGGAAGGAGTTATTTACGTGGCGAGCCGGACGACCGTCTGTCTTGCGAGGAGTGGGGCGACGGCAGGGAGTGACGGGAATGCATCATCACCTGCTTCGAGATGA
- a CDS encoding hypothetical protein (SMCOG1042:O-methyltransferase; COG:S; antiSMASH:Cluster_2; EggNog:ENOG503NWHF) encodes MPGSSTPSCSKPRILELADRISHSAAHLDSILRAKDVPSPSFAEDAPAPYPSETDDVRDVIVDAAAELYDLLLEPMALLYKKTGHNNMVCLQFITRFSVADMVPAGGQISFGDVAAKVPGLTESIVGRLLRHAMTMHVFHEPQPGMVAHTKASKALQTNPVLNAWLRNGTHEMWPAAVKMLDALEKWPESSEPSETGFALANGTVATAFEILGSDPARAARFGRAMSIYAMKPEYSPSYLTEYFDWASLESARVLAVAGASYFQVAVELARRFPNLQVTVQDTAQALPVPAAGAVPADVEERLNVAVVEDTFAPQMSSTQPVDVVLLRWVLHIWPDKYCVRLLRAQIPLMRTGTKLVIQDVIFPKPGTVAQWREQDLRASDVHMANLFNGKERTAEEWEALVVNADPRFVVSRVVEPKGSALGIIEVAWQE; translated from the exons ATGCCTGGATCATCAACGCCGTCGTGCTCCAAGCCAAGAATCTTGGAGCTCGCAGATAGAATCAGCCACTCGGCAGCCCACCTGGACAGTATTCTGCGCGCCAAGGATGTTCCCTCACCCTCGTTTGCGGAGGATGCCCCTGCTCCTTACCCGTCAGAAACGGATGATGTCCGGGACGTCATCGTCGACGCTGCCGCCGAGCTGTATGATTTGTTGCTCGAGCCCATGGCCTTGCTCTACAAAAAGACGGGA CACAACAACATGGTGTGCCTCCAGTTCATAACCCGCTTCAGTGTCGCCGACATGGTGCCGGCGGGCGGACAGATCTCctttggtgatgttgctgcAAAGGTCCCAGGGCTGACTGAATCCATCGTCGGCCGTCTACTGCGACATGCCATGACGATGCACGTGTTCCACGAGCCCCAACCCGGCATGGTCGCTCATACCAAAGCCTCCAAAGCCCTTCAAACCAACCCGGTGTTGAACGCTTGGTTGAGGAACGGAACCCATGAGATGTGGCCGGCTGCGGTCAAGATGCTTGACGCCCTAGAAAAGTGGCCCGAGTCCTCAGAGCCGTCAGAGACGGGGTTTGCCCTGGCGAATGGTACAGTTGCCACCGCCTTTGAGATCCTCGGCAGCGACCCCGCCCGGGCCGCCAGGTTCGGTCGCGCCATGAGCATCTACGCCATGAAGCCCGAGTACTCGCCTTCTTACCTGACAGAATACTTCGACTGGGCAAGTCTTGAATCGGCGCGCGttctggcggtggcgggggcCTCCTACTTCCAAGTCGCCGTTGAACTTGCTCGAAGATTCCCCAACTTGCAGGTCACGGTGCAAGACACGGCACAAGCCCTGCCTGTTCCGGCGGCTGGAGCAGTGCCAGCCGATGTGGAGGAACGGTTGAACGTCGCGGTCGTAGAAGATACCTTTGCTCCCCAGATGTCTAGCACACAGCCAGTTGATGTCGTACTGCTCCGTTGGGTGCTGCATATCTGGCCTGACAAGTACTGTGTCCGTCTGCTGAGAGCACAGATCCCTCTGATGCGAACTGGAACAAAGCTTGTCATCCAGGACGTCATCTTTCCGAAGCCAGGAACAGTAGCACAGTGGCGGGAACAGGACTTAAG GGCGAGCGATGTCCACATGGCCAACCTTTTTAATGGAAAAGAGAGGACAGCCGAGGAGTGGGAGGCACTTGTCGTCAATGCCGATCCGCGATTCGTGGTCTCGCGCGTGGTTGAGCCCAAGGGATCAGCTCTGGGCATCATTGAAGTTGCGTGGCAGGAGTGA
- a CDS encoding putative NRPS-like protein biosynthetic cluster (COG:I; SMCOG1002:AMP-dependent synthetase and ligase; EggNog:ENOG503PA5J; antiSMASH:Cluster_2): MKPSPHHTGIATLEDLLQSRARSSPCQRLLFYAPGNPSTPTDISYAHLLALATSNSRAVRALPSFREQKPILLHLDNHQDTILWFWSIRMARGLPVLSTPFSNAPGYRNKHIKGLSNLLESPICITRTVNVSLFDGVDHGLEIVTVEQLEECSRKGHKEDGLDRNGLPRAQGDPNSLAMLMLTSGSTGNAKAVCLTHSMVLASVAGKSGACVLPPGRPFLNWIGLDHVGALVEIHIHALWENVDQVHVGTADVVSSPFLFLDHLSRHRVSRSFAPNFFLASLVSASKRQPEQNTNQWDLSSLAFLVSGGEANDMQTCVEASALLERYGAPRNVIAPGFGMTETCAGCIYSTSCPDYDLERGYPVASLGTCIRGMEMRVRVSRGSGPGSDRQRRNALPNEPGDLEVRGTMVFGSYYRNPAATEQAFAEDGWFRTGDRALLDSDGRLCLVGRVKELVNINGVKTPIADIQLLLEQAVKGKEVVSRLFVFPSNNAHTEQVTVAYVPAKIEWEAEDVAIRMAEVDKSLTEACLLATASRPLIFALTPESMQLLPTTTLGKISRVKMRSLFERDLFAVDVARHRNLVNGVNRKGTPRNSKLTDVEAGILQDFTRERRGNLESGCDLDTPVWELGFTSMDLIRLKHALDKRFTMSLPVIAIMKNPTARALAAVVEDTLQQNKKPQPIPTPLTNRTTSLPNYDPVIIFRPPPANPPSPENQTPTPLWLIHPGVGEVLVFIPLIHHLSLSSPQRPIYALRAPGFEPPNPHHEPSSPQLFTSITQAVTFYVSAIKRHQPKGPYCLAGYSYGSMLAFEMAKLLQQAGDSVKFLGVLNLPPRIKERMRYLNWNRCLINLAYFLGLVAGEEEMEELDRMLAREGDKGRALRGVLDVADVGRLAELGLGGGELARWADVAYGLQSIAVDYEPEAGEVDGGMDVFYAVPLRAVAETREVWLRDHLMGWREFVCLREGVGGGGGVRFHGVGGAHYTMIGPEFVEGFAEVFVRAMRERGV, translated from the coding sequence ATGAAGCCCTCGCCACATCACACCGGAATAGCGACCCTAGAGGACCTCTTGCAAAGCCGAGCAAGAAGCAGCCCGTGCCAACGCCTTCTGTTCTACGCCCCGGGAAACCCCAGCACTCCGACGGACATATCATATGCCCACCTGCTGGCTCTGGCAACCTCAAACTCGCGAGCCGTCCGTGCTCTCCCATCATTCCGAGAGCAGAAGCCAATCCTGCTTCATCTGGACAACCACCAAGACACAATCCTTTGGTTTTGGTCCATTCGGATGGCCAGAGGGCTCCCCGTACTCTCTACTCCATTCAGCAATGCCCCAGGTTACCGCAACAAGCACATCAAGGGCCTTTCAAACCTGCTAGAGTCTCCGATCTGCATCACACGGACTGTAAATGTCTCACTCTTCGACGGCGTGGATCATGGCCTTGAAATCGTGACTGTTGAGCAGTTGGAAGAATGCAGCAGGAAAGGACACAAAGAAGATGGATTGGACCGGAACGGCCTACCACGAGCACAAGGAGATCCAAACTCCCTGGCCatgctgatgctgacatCGGGGAGCACGGGCAACGCCAAAGCCGTGTGTCTGACTCACAGCATGGTGTTGGCATCAGTAGCAGGGAAGTCAGGGGCATGTGTTCTTCCGCCCGGTCGCCCGTTTCTGAATTGGATCGGCCTCGACCACGTCGGAGCCTTGGTCGAGATACACATTCACGCCCTGTGGGAAAACGTTGACCAGGTTCACGTCGGAACTGCCGATGTTGTATCGTCACCGTTTCTCTTCCTGGACCATCTGAGTCGCCATCGTGTCTCCCGGTCCTTTGCGCCCAACTTCTTCCTGGCAAGTCTCGTATCAGCCAGCAAGAGGCAACCGGAGCAAAACACCAATCAGTGGGATCTTTCAAGCCTGGCATTTCTCGTGTCTGGGGGAGAGGCAAATGACATGCAGACATGCGTGGAAGCCTCGGCGCTTCTCGAACGGTACGGCGCGCCCAGGAATGTTATAGCCCCCGGGTTTGGAATGACCGAGACATGCGCTGGCTGCATCTACAGTACAAGCTGTCCAGACTATGATCTCGAGAGGGGCTACCCCGTTGCCTCACTCGGCACATGCATACGTGGCATGGAGATGCGAGTCCGAGTCAGCCGGGGATCTGGGCCCGGATCGGATCGGCAACGAAGAAACGCCTTGCCAAATGAGCCGGGCGATCTCGAGGTACGGGGCACCATGGTCTTTGGATCGTACTACAGAAACCCGGCGGCTACGGAGCAGGCATTTGCGGAGGATGGGTGGTTCCGCACCGGGGACCGCGCTCTGTTGGATTCTGATGGCCGCCTATGTCTGGTAGGACGTGTGAAAGAACTGGTCAACATCAACGGGGTGAAAACGCCCATCGCCGATATCCAGCTGCTCCTCGAACAGGCTGTTAAGGGGAAGGAAGTTGTCTCGCGTCTTTTCGTCTTTCCATCCAATAATGCTCACACGGAGCAAGTGACGGTTGCTTATGTGCCGGCCAAAATCGAATGGGAAGCCGAGGACGTTGCCATCCGAATGGCTGAGGTTGACAAAAGCCTAACGGAAGCCTGTCTATTGGCCACCGCCTCTCGCCCACTCATCTTTGCCTTGACTCCTGAATCAATGCAACTGctgccaacaacaacattgGGAAAGATTTCACGAGTCAAGATGAGATCTCTTTTTGAGAGAGATCTCTTTGCCGTTGATGTTGCCCGACACCGCAACCTGGTAAACGGTGTCAACAGAAAGGGGACGCCCAGGAACTCCAAGCTGACGGATGTGGAGGCCGGCATCCTCCAAGACTTTACCAGAGAACGACGAGGTAATTTGGAGAGCGGGTGTGACCTCGATACTCCTGTATGGGAGCTGGGCTTCACGTCCATGGACCTCATCCGCCTGAAACACGCCCTCGACAAGCGGTTCACCATGTCATTAcccgtcatcgccatcatgAAGAACCCCACCGCTCGTGCCCTAGCAGCAGTAGTCGAGGACACCCtccagcaaaacaaaaaaccccaacccatcccaaccccccttaCCAACCgaaccacctccctccccaactaCGACCCTGTCATCATCTTCCGCCCACCACCcgccaaccctccctctcccgaaaaccaaacccccacccccctctggCTCATCCACCCCGGCGTGGGCGAAGTCCTCGTgttcatccccctcatccaccacctttccctctcctccccccaaagaCCAATCTACGCCCTCCGCGCCCCCGGCTTCGAGCCGCCCAATCCCCATCACgagccctcctccccccagttgttcacctccatcacccaagCCGTAACCTTTTACGTCTCGGCCATCAAACGCCACCAACCCAAAGGGCCGTACTGCCTGGCGGGTTACTCCTACGGCTCCATGCTCGCCTTCGAGATGGCcaagcttctccagcaaGCCGGCGACAGCGTCAAGTTCCTCGGCGTCCTCAACCTGCCCCCGAGGAtcaaggagaggatgaggtaCCTGAACTGGAACCGGTGCCTGATCAACCTCGCCTACTTCCTCGGCCTGGtcgcgggggaggaggagatggaggagctggacCGGATGCTGGCCCGGGAGGGGGACAAGGGCAGGGCTTTGCGGGGGGTGCTGGATGTGGCGGatgtggggaggttggcggagcTGGGGCTGGGCGGGGGGGAATTGGCTCGGTGGGCGGATGTGGCGTATGGGCTGCAGAGTATTGCTGTGGATTATGAGCcagaggctggggaggttgatggggggatggatgtgTTTTATGCTGTTCCGTTGAGGGCCGTGGCCGAGACGAGGGAGGTTTGGTTGAGGGATCATttgatggggtggagggagttTGTCTGTTTGcgtgagggagttggtggcggcggtggcgtgAGGTTTCACGGTGTTGGGGGGGCGCACTACACCATGATTGGGCCTGAGTTTGTGGAGGGGTTTGCCGAGGTGTTTGTGAGGGctatgagggagaggggggtgtag
- a CDS encoding hypothetical protein (antiSMASH:Cluster_2; EggNog:ENOG503Q02Y) yields MALIHRFAFPGLQPPTHNQSASEPKMKLSTFLFLSLTTQTIALNPAKPLRRQDGPSLLCPVPCDSTWCCLTGQTCQENSNSDIPYACDDPLLQTTEEPFALETFISVISSIESDVVSLGCSLEGVPSGSSCSITVTPLTSYTFETELPTERPTPRPDNVVSSSTSSAGVGENGRRGGMDGGLLGAGLGMVVGWLV; encoded by the coding sequence ATGGCACTCATCCATCGTTTCGCCTTTCCCGGTTTGCAGCCTCCCACCCACAATCAATCCGCCTCGGAACCGAAAATGAAGCTCTCAACCTTTCTCTTCCTATCCCTTACCACCCAAACCATCGCCTTAAACCCTGCCAAACCCCTCCGGCGCCAGGACGGACCgtccctcctctgcccagTCCCGTGCGACTCAACATGGTGCTGTCTAACCGGCCAAACCTGTCAAGAGAACTCAAACTCTGACATTCCCTACGCATGTGACGACCCCCTCCTACAAACCACAGAGGAGCCCTTCGCACTGGAGACGTTCATTTCGGTGATAAGCTCGATTGAGTCGGATGTCGTATCGCTCGGATGCAGTCTGGAGGGGGTGCCGAGTGGGAGCTCGTGCAGTATCACCGTGACACCGTTGACGAGCTACACGTTTGAGACTGAGCTGCCCACTGAACGGCCGACGCCGAGGCCTGACAATGTCGTGAGCAGTAGTACCAGCAgcgctggggttggggagaatggaaggagagggggaatggatgggggtttgctgggtgctgggttggggatggtggtggggtggttggtttga